One Ostrea edulis chromosome 2, xbOstEdul1.1, whole genome shotgun sequence genomic region harbors:
- the LOC130051501 gene encoding uncharacterized protein LOC130051501 produces the protein MQGLLCDLYKTVPPKGHCEFCNINLCKACVEDHLTDLSKSHNVVSFLHSKSTPNYPKCPKHINRHSELYFEKCDIPVCSTCISKQHRGHNLCDVLEKLSTKTESLQKDLEELESRIYPRYEEMATEVQTEKTELQTNYGKLTTAADQQGEVLHRKIPAIVNQRKSDVEEMKNKHMGALDKNTVEITNKITEFKKIIEDLKKILNTKDASLTSTYKSRNGEFRQLPPKVQVTLPRFSSSKINKNLLSEMLGSLSSLSITAEKQSYTMTSPEAASPPPVKPLLNKPRLIATINTGYRHLLSISCLSDEEVWTRGNNEIMKLLNLQSELLTSIQTKSGNRPLDIARHKPFNLMIRVNLSIYLVVTSVRTGTWIYVWLTGELKQQWWSINQETSDLDTLVIPLLSRNHLIHTTSLQTTRVTS, from the exons atgcAAGGCTTACTGTGTGACCTCTATAAAACTGTTCCCCCGAAGGGTCactgtgaattttgtaatataaacttatgcAAGGCCTGTGTTGAGGACCACCTTACTGATTTATCAAAAAGTCACAATGTCGTGTCCTTTCTACACAGTAAGTCTACTCCTAACTACCCCAAATGTCCGAAACACATCAACAGACATAGCGAACTTTACTTCGAGAAATGTGacattcctgtctgttctacctgtATCTCAAAACAACATAGAGGGCACAATTTATGTGATGTTCTGGAAAAACTCAGCACTAAAAcggaaagtttacaaaaagatttagAGGAACTAGAGAGCAGAATTTACCcgcgatatgaagaaatggcgaCCGAAGTCCAAACTGAGAAAACCGAGTTACAAACGAATTACGGGAAACTGACAACAGCTGCCGACCAACAAGGAGAAGTATTGCACCGAAAGATCcccgccattgtcaaccaacGGAAATCAGACGTTGAGgagatgaaaaataaacatatggGTGCTTTAGATAAAAACACAGTTGAAATTACGAACAAAATTACAGAATTTAAAAAGATCATTGAGGACTTGAAGAAAATACTGAACACCAAGGACGCCTCTctaacctctacttacaaatctaggaatggCGAGTTCCGACAATTACCTCCTAAAGTCCAAGTTACATTACCACGTTTCTCTTCttccaaaataaataaaaatctgcTCAGTGAAATGCTTGGTTCTCTGTCATCGTTGTCCATTACAGCAGAAAAACAAAGTTATACAATGACGTCACCAGAAGCTGCTTCtcctcctccagtcaaaccactgcttaaTAAACCGCGTCTTATCGCCACCATAAACACTGGGTATAGACATCTACTCAGCATTAGCTGTCTCAGTGATGAGGAAGTCTGGACACGTGGGAATAACGAAATCATGAAGCTCCTCAACCTCCAGAGtgaactactgacatcaatacaaaccaagtcagggaacaGACCActggacatagca CGACACAAACCATTCaatttgatgatcagggtcaaCCTCTCTATTTATCTGGTCGTTACAtcagtgagaacaggaacctggatataTGTGTGGCTGACTGGGGAGCTAAAGCAACAGTGGTGGTCAATCAATCAGGAAacctccgatttagatacactggtcattcCTCTATTATCAAGAAATCATTTGATCCATACGACATCACTACAGACaaccagagtcacatcctga